A window of Leptotrichia wadei contains these coding sequences:
- a CDS encoding AAA family ATPase, whose product MLLDIEIKNLKSFKNQTIFSMEAENKIEDRNSFEVEVGKEKFELLKTAVLFGGNASGKSNFTSVLSIFRYYLFNKGIEKYNKEGFRFGEEDKNSTIKVRNVVDNKIYEYILEINFNTKKIIKEKLYITALERKLVFERENNKIVKYDKEIFSEYEITIGFINETLTDSDSVISRIIEWRVPEEIEKYIFYIDKIKINNYSDDLGKYIYENKNNKKLVIEFLKKIGIIVNDIEVYREKNEFFLKNIRESKEFQILSEKEQEKLLSQIAYIYRIHFVYEDNQKQKYKLDYYEQSAGTQKILSMFFPIYNLLNNGGVMIIDELDITLHYSLIKEIIKMFNSVEYNRKNAQLIFTTHNLLLLDFNLFREDQIWFLENNNVSTGTELYSLSDIEGYEKNKYLLRDYLNGNFGGIPKLEDFGVDLWLEKKE is encoded by the coding sequence GTGTTATTAGATATAGAGATAAAAAATTTAAAATCTTTTAAAAATCAAACAATTTTTTCAATGGAAGCTGAAAATAAAATTGAAGATAGAAATTCTTTTGAAGTTGAAGTAGGGAAAGAAAAATTTGAATTATTGAAAACTGCTGTGCTGTTTGGAGGAAATGCCAGTGGGAAATCAAATTTTACTTCAGTTTTAAGTATATTTAGGTATTATTTGTTTAATAAAGGGATAGAAAAATATAATAAAGAAGGCTTTAGATTTGGGGAAGAAGATAAAAATTCAACGATAAAAGTAAGGAATGTAGTAGATAATAAAATTTATGAATATATATTAGAAATAAATTTTAATACAAAAAAAATTATAAAAGAAAAGTTATATATAACTGCTTTAGAAAGAAAACTTGTTTTTGAAAGAGAAAACAATAAAATTGTAAAATATGACAAAGAAATATTTTCAGAATATGAAATAACTATAGGCTTTATAAATGAGACTCTGACAGATAGTGACAGTGTAATATCAAGAATTATCGAATGGAGAGTTCCTGAAGAAATAGAAAAATATATATTTTATATAGATAAAATAAAAATTAATAATTATAGTGATGATTTGGGAAAATATATATATGAAAATAAAAATAACAAAAAGTTAGTCATAGAATTTTTAAAAAAAATAGGAATTATTGTGAATGATATTGAGGTGTATAGAGAAAAAAATGAATTTTTCTTAAAAAATATACGAGAAAGTAAAGAATTTCAGATATTGAGTGAAAAAGAACAGGAGAAATTGTTATCTCAAATAGCTTATATTTATAGAATACATTTTGTTTATGAAGATAACCAAAAACAAAAATATAAATTAGACTACTATGAGCAATCTGCAGGAACACAAAAGATACTATCAATGTTTTTTCCAATCTATAATTTATTAAATAATGGGGGAGTAATGATAATAGATGAGTTAGACATTACTTTGCATTATAGCTTGATAAAGGAAATCATAAAAATGTTTAATTCTGTAGAATATAATAGAAAAAACGCTCAATTAATATTTACTACTCACAATTTATTATTATTAGATTTTAATTTATTTAGAGAAGATCAAATATGGTTTTTGGAAAATAATAATGTGTCAACAGGAACTGAACTTTATTCATTATCAGATATAGAAGGATACGAAAAAAATAAATACTTGTTAAGAGATTATTTGAATGGAAATTTTGGTGGAATACCTAAATTAGAAGATTTTGGGGTTGATTTATGGCTAGAAAAAAAGGAATGA